In a genomic window of Platichthys flesus chromosome 24, fPlaFle2.1, whole genome shotgun sequence:
- the rbm4.3 gene encoding RNA-binding protein 4.3, with translation MVKIFVGNLPREADQEEIKALFTQYGTVTECAIIKNYAFIHMDDRKEATKAIKNLHLYKLHGTPINVEASHGKNHAAIKLHVANVEKGADDELRGLFEEYGTVTECAVVKNFAFVHMSNSDEAMDAIKGLDNTEFQGKRIHVQISKSRPRHDERDDYPPPPPDRGGYWPPRYPGERHEPPPPGYMRGRLGHMPPGYPAPPLPPPPPRRAVYPDRPYDGERERYGVVDYYEKYRARPYGMASYEDQRGGAPPPPPPPSAVVRDRLMTPSLDPYERRPLPPPPSSYYPRDRSPLRRAPNAPMPPAGNGYSYERSRLSPVSRVPAYGVPRPRDPYAERLPPPPPARYAY, from the exons ATGGTGAAAATCTTTGTGGGGAATCTGCCCCGAGAGGCAGACCAGGAAGAAATCAAGGCACTCTTCACGCAGTACGGCACGGTCACGGAATGTGCCATCATCAAGAACTACGCCTTCATCCACATGGATGACCGCAAGGAGGCCACCAAAGCCATCAAAAATCTGCACCTCTATAAGCTACACGGCACGCCAATCAACGTGGAGGCCAGCCACGGGAAGAACCATGCGGCCATCAAGCTGCATGTAGCGAACGTGGAGAAGGGAGCCGACGACGAGCTGCGCGGTCTCTTCGAGGAGTACGGCACGGTCACCGAGTGTGCTGTTGTCAAGAATTTTGCTTTTGTACACATGTCCAACTCCGATGAGGCCATGGATGCCATCAAGGGACTGGACAACACTGAATTTCAAG gCAAGCGCATCCATGTCCAGATTTCCAAGAGCCGTCCCAGGCACGATGAACGCGATGActacccccctcctcccccagaCAGAGGTGGCTACTGGCCCCCACGCTATCCAGGCGAGAGGCATGAGCCTCCCCCACCCGGCTACATGAGAGGTCGCCTTGGCCATATGCCCCCAGGTTACCCAGCCCCTCCTCTGCCGCCCCCTCCCCCTAGACGAGCTGTTTATCCCGACCGTCCGTACGATGGCGAGAGGGAAAGATATGGCGTGGTAGATTACTATGAGAAGTACCGAGCCCGCCCGTATGGCATGGCCTCCTACGAGGATCAGCGCGGCGgcgcccctcctcctccccctcccccctcagccGTCGTCCGAGACCGTCTTATGACCCCGTCGCTTGACCCGTACGAACGTCGGCccctcccgcctcctccatcctcGTACTACCCCCGAGATCGCAGCCCCCTGAGGAGAGCACCTAACGCGCCAATGCCTCCTGCAGGTAATGGCTACTCCTACGAGCGCTCCCGGCTCTCTCCGGTTTCCCGCGTCCCGGCTTACGGAGTGCCACGTCCCAGGGATCCCTACGCTGAGCGGCTACCACCGCCACCGCCTGCACGCTACGCTTATTAA